A genome region from Zootoca vivipara chromosome 11, rZooViv1.1, whole genome shotgun sequence includes the following:
- the ISOC1 gene encoding isochorismatase domain-containing protein 1 has translation MVRRRRSRSRDWEPPARPVWPGGGSSSSRRRSSSGGAELERLPANMAATEQQQQPPLMEGSVGGSSPGSVPVLFCFSVFARPSAVPHGSGYEVLIQKFLSLYGDQLDMHRKFVVQLFSDEWSQYIDLPKGFLVGERCKVRLVPLQIQLTTLGNLTPSSTVFFCCDMQERFRPAIKYFGDIISVGQRLLQGARILGIPVIVTEQYPKGLGSTVQEIDLTAAKLVLPKTKFSMVLPEVESAIAEIPGVRSVVLFGVETHVCIQQTALELVGRGLEVHIVADATSSRSMMDRMFALERLARTGIIVTTSEAILLQLIADKDHPKFKEIQNLIKASAPESGLLSKV, from the exons atggtgaggaggaggaggagcaggagccgCGATTGGGAGCCGCCGGCGCGCCCCGTCTGGccgggaggcggcagcagcagcagcaggaggaggagcagcagcggaGGCGCGGAACTGGAGCGGCTGCCCGCGAACATGGCGGCgacggagcagcagcagcagccccccttGATGGAAGGCTCCGTCGGCGGCTCGTCTCCCGGCTCCGTGCCGGTGCTGTTCTGCTTCTCGGTGTTCGCCAGGCCTTCGGCGGTGCCGCACGGCTCGGGCTACGAGGTGCTGATCCAGAAGTTCCTGAGCCTCTACGGCGACCAGCTGGACATGCACCGCAAGTTCGTGGTGCAGCTGTTCTCCGACGAGTGGAGCCAGTACATCGACCTGCCCAAAGGGTTCCTGGTGGGCGAGCGGTGCAAAGTGCGCCTCGTGCCGCTGCAGATACAG ttAACTACATTGGGCAACCTCACACCTTCAAGCACTGTGTTTTTCTGTTGTGATATGCAAGAGAGATTTAGACCTGCTATCAAGTATTTCGGAGATATCATCAGTGTAGGCCAACGATTA CTTCAAGGTGCACGGATTTTAGGAATCCCAGTTATTGTAACGGAACAGTATCCTAAAGGTCTTGGAAGCACAGTGCAAGAAATAGATTTAACTGCAGCTAAACTTGTCTTACCAaaaacaaagttttctatggtattgcctgaagttgagTCTGCAATAGCAGAGATTCCTGGAGTTCGCAGTGTTGTTTTATTTGGGGTAGAA ACTCATGTCTGCATCCAACAGACAGCTCTGGAATTGGTAGGCAGAGGTCTCGAAGTTCACATTGTGGCTGATGCAACGTCTTCAAGAAGTATGATGGACAGAATGTTTGCCCTAGAG CGTCTTGCTCGCACCGGGATTATCGTTACCACTAGTGAAGCTATATTGCTGCAGCTAATAGCTGACAAAGACCACCCCAAATTCAAAGAAATCCAGAACCTCATTAAGGCAAGTGCTCCTGAGTCAGGGCTCCTCTCCAAAGTATAA